The window gcatacacataacatactaatatgcttttaatatccaaatccgttaaaggatttttaggctgcattaattaggtaaaccggaaccgaaaacacttcacataacacccgatgtactttatACAtgattagaagaatggcatctatgctaatatttctgtttctctcttgttccgaggtcaccgtggccaccagatccagtctgtatccagatcagagggtcactgcagtcacccggatccagtaagtatccagacatgatggtggatcagcacctagaaaggacctctactgccctgaaagacagaggagaccaggacaactagagctccAGATACAGATCcaatgtaaagaccttgtctcagaggaccaccaggacaagaccacaggaaacagatgattcttctgcacaatctgactttgctgcagcctggaattgaactactggtttcctctggtcagaggagaactggccccccaactgagtctggtttctcccaagggtgAAGTGGTTCAAAGGCCACTTTGAGGCCTCTAAGAACCATAGATAGGTCCCATGTGGGGATCGTGAAGGGTAGAGGAGGTTTCAGCCTTCTGGACCCCTTCAGAAAATGAATAACCATGTTGTTTTCACCCACAGCTGCATCAAAGACTTAAAGGTAGAGGGAGTATGGCCTTATCCAGTTAGTCTTGGAGGAAGGACAATATCTGAGATCTGTTGAACGGATGACAAATCTGTAACAAAAACCCCTGGGAGTGCACCAGGCAGTGATAACCAACTGTTTAAGGCTATAGACGCTCCTTGTTGATGGAGCTCTATCCTGTAATATGACATTCATGATGCTCTCTGGGAGGTCTACTGACTCCCATTGAAAGGCCAAACATGGATCGGCCAAGGCTTGGCTAGCGACAGCTGCTACAGGTCCAAGAGCCATGGTTGGCTTCTACAAAAAAGGGGCTCCCAAGAGGACCTTGTGGGCATCCTCCCTAATTTGTCTGATTAACTGGGGGATCAGAGCAATTCGGGGAAAAGCATAAAGTCGTGGGCAAGTCATGGGCCACAGCATCCTTGACCTTTGAAAAATACATTGGGCAATGAGAATTGTCTTCGGAGGCGAAAAGGTCAACCTCTGTCCTCCCAAAGACATCCCAAATCCTTTGAACAGTTTGGGGATGGAGCCTCCACTCCTTCAAGGGACAACATGTCCGCACCAGTGTTCCAAATGCCCTGCACATGCGCTGCCCTCAGCGAGAGCAGATGGTGCTGGGCCCACTCTAGAAGTGAATAGGGGTTTTGAGGATAGCCCGCCGATTTATgaaggacaccactgtcatgttgTCAGACCGGACTAGGACTATGTTCCATGCTAGGAGTGGTAAGAAAGTGCAGAGAGCTCGACATACAGCCCTAATTTCCAGGCGGTTGATATGGAGCTTGCTTTCTGTACTCGTCCAGACACCAAAGGTAGGATGGCCTTCGCACAGGGCTCCCCAGCTCATCTTGGAAGCTGGCGATGCTGAGCTCATGAGACCTAGCATCTTTTGAATCCTCTTGAGCGGCAGAGCCATTCCGGCCGTAAAGGTTCCTCATATGGGTCGAGTCAATAATTGTCCCCAGGAACATGAGGGACTGGAGGGATCTGTGAGACACCAGCTCCACCTCAGACTGGGCCAAAACGAACCAGTCATCGAGGTAATTCAGTATACACAATCCCCTCTGTCTCAGAGGAGAGAGAACCACATTTATGCACTTTGTAAAAGTGCGGGAGGCCAGGGACAGTCCGAATGGAATGACCGTGTATTGATATACCACTCCCTCAGAAGCGAATCTCAAGTAGCGCCTGTGAAGGAGGGTTATCTGGTTATGAAAGTAAGCATCGttcaaatttaaagaaaaaaaaaaccgtcCCCTGGGCATATTTGCGCGAGGATCTGCTTCAAAGTAATCAGTCTGAATGAGTACTTCATCAGGACCAGGCTCTAAGGTAAGACAAGGCAATTTGGAGGGTGGTCCAGCGGCGGCGTGGCTTAGCCTCCCCCTCCTCCTGACCGGTGCATCAGGCTAACTTCTGAGGCGTCCAGCACTATCTTGGTCCGGGGTCCTTGCTGCTTCGGAAGGGGGTCTCTTTTTCACTTAAAAAATGTGGTGCTTACTTGCCGATGATTAATCagatgaaaatataaatacaaaacctTACATGAAAAAAGAAGTTGACTAAGATTGAATCCAGTATTTGGTGATAATGTAGGATGAGAAGTGATTTTTAAGCAAATTATGATGCCGGATAACTTTTGACCAGAAATACCAAAAGTGtgccattttgtacaaaataaaagtgtgtgaTTTCCACAATAATGTGATAAACAGTCAACATTTTCATCAGTTTGTATTTAATATTgtgtaaataaagaaaagaagttgacaaaaaaattaattcaattgGTCATAATATAGCATAATGAATGATTTATAAGAAATTTTTTGAGGGGGTAATTTTTGCCCTGGAACACCACAAGTGTTAAAGGTTCTGAACACAACACAAGGGTTAAAATAACCCTAGTTTTTGGTTATACAGATAAATGTAATAAATCCTTAATCTGTAAAGACTACGCTTATTGCACTTCagaataataacaaaacatgctcttctgtaaaatatttaaaataaacatgatgAAAAGTAAACTTTTGTGCACAGACAATTTTATTTTGCTCCCattgagataaaataaataaataaatgcaccccCATTTGcacataacataaaacatatgCCATAGCTCAAGACAAGATCAAGATCAAGACTGAAGTAAATGGTCATTTTGACTTCATGCGGACTTTAAGCTTTAACTTTAATAACTCCTGCAATGTCTTCAGTTAAcgttatatattttgaatgatcGAAGCAAGAGCATGCATTATTAATGTTTCTACCACTGTAAGACTTTGTTTTGCATGTTACTGCATGCAAACCGATAAGtgttaaaacaaacaaacgaaaaaTCCAAATGTTACGGCTCGGGTGATCTGTCAATACAATAAGTTATACAACACCGTGAGACACGATACAGACAGATgtatatttaacaacaacaaaaaatgattaTTAGGACTGAGAAATTACAACCTGCTTTACGCTGTCAGTTATCACCATGTCATgcctttaatgttaataacacTTCTGTATTTCTTTCTTGTTTATATGGTATATTCTATACCGTTAAGCATGAAAAGTATGACTAGACAAGCAGTAGTGATTTTAGAACGCGTTGCAGCGGCTGCGCAAATTTTGTGACATATTGACGCTCTTGAACACGCCTTCTCTCTTGAACTGAGGCGTAAGTACAGTCAGCTTTTTAGTGCAAAATCGTCCACTGATCAAAAGTAGTGGAGGAAATCAGGAAACCCTGTTTGCCTATGCAAAATGAAGTTTAATATTTGTGCAGCCAAACCTGAAGACTGTAAAGATATAGCGCGCATGATTATGGTGAGATACCATTCAGAACTTGTTAAGCGTTTTGTGAATGCAGCAGGATTTTCgactattttttaatattttatcgtAGGAATTGGCCGTTTATGAAAAGATGCCCGACCAAGTGAAGATATCCTATAAAGGTATTTTAAACGCCTATTCATGTAAAGTTATTGAAGTTAAAATGAAGTCACATGTTTCTTATGTCTGACTCTACTGAATTTCTCTTAGAGTTGGAGAAGGATGGATTTGGCCCCAATCCTTTTTACCAGTGTCTTGTAGCGGAGGTACCTGAGGAGCACAAGTCTAAAGATGGTAATGATTCTCAAAGACCAAAATCACATAAAGCCAAGAGAAAACTGCACAAATATGGCCAACGCTAATTTATAATCTTTGGTTTAACTGaaattacttattattttaaatgtagtttactTATTTCTTACCAGATATTTTAGGATGTTAGTAATATGAAGCTTCAGAAATTGTTAGGAATAGAGCAAGTCAGAACAGGGATATATTAAGGAATAGTAGAAGTATTGGGAaaagttttttctctctctctctctctctccagcaggGTGAGTTTTCAGGTGTGAATATTTTCAGGGATTTGACATTACGGACAGGGTTGGGAAGTAGTAGATCATTCCAAAAGCAAGCAACGAAAGTTGCTATGAAAAAAGCTCAAAGGTCACACCTTCATGAGATGGATGCATGAACTTacagttttattgcattttaactcATTGCTAATGAACAGCCACAGTAAATGgagtattgtgatgttttaagaCTTATATGTATGTCTTCACAAGTATTCTTAGAGAAACTGTCATCCCACAGGACATACCAAGGTTGGCTATGCTCTCTTCTTCTATACATACAGCACTTGGAAAGGGAGGACTGTGTATATGGAAGATCTGTATGTGATGCCAGAGTACAGAGGTGTGTATACTTCATCCATTAGTTGAAGAGTTTTGTTCCAAAATGCAAAACTCAGTCATCTCTTCTTACACTACAGGTAAAGGCATGGGAAAGGCTTTAATGGCAACTGTTGCCAAAgtaagttattattatatattttttttaatctgtagttttatattatttgcataaatctgtgcattatgatatttacatttataatattatggtATTTTGTGGTTAAACAAGGCTAGTTATCTCTATGAATGATcagtatgtttttaatgtaaaaaggTAAATGTAGTTTTTGTTACTTTATAGGTGGCTAAAGAGCAGCATTGTGTGCGTTTACAGTTCTCTGTATTAGACTGGAACAAGCCCTCCCTAGACTTTTATTTGTCTAAAGGTGCAGAGGACCTTACAGCTAAAGAGGGATGGCATTTTCTCCGCTTTCATGGAATAGCTCTGGATAATCTAGCACAGGAAGCACCTTAAAGAACATGACATAATGACAAGTAATACTTCGTGAATAgtttaactttgttttaattccaTATCTTCAATCTtataaaaggtttaaaaatattGAAACAAGAACAATAAAAGTGTCaataatgatattctaattaatgtttcagttaatgtttatttttgcacCAACATTCAATGCAAAGTTATTTTGacatctttaaaatacattttgcagtAAACATCTGGCTGTTTCAAATTGCACATGTCCCTAGACATTTTGTTATTAAACTGAACCTTTGATTCATTGTGCGCAGagcaacattaataaaacaatgtGTAAGAATGTAAGAACTTGACTGGCTTGCACAAAGCCCAGACCTGAAAACCTTATTTTATCAGTGAACAGGATGAATACCTGTGATAATTGCATTTGAAACACTGGTTTATGAAGCATATTTTTGCTGCTGTCTTGTTGCATTCAAAGTGCTTTAACCAGAAGATGTATTTTGTGGGGGTTTTCGAGGGATTTTGAAACAGTGGCGTGTACACCATTTCACCTGGGGCACTGTTACATTTATACATCATATTTACAGCAGATTAAATGATTTATGGGTAGAGATTTAAATCTACAATTATATAATAACAGGAAAGGAAAGCTACATGGAGTACATATACTATCTACATAAGAACAGAAATTCAAAAGCATTAAGGATTTGTTGTGGTGCATATCCTTCTCCAGTTCCAGCATTACAGGTGGAGATGGGGGGTATATTAAAAGGTAAGAAAGAAAATCCCCcaacaaaaaatgtattagaaACATGTTTGGAATATaggatagaaaaaaaatatatagttttgaaTGGATCATTGAGGATTTTGTGTAGGATATGAAATTAAACCAATGCAATATTATGCCAGTTTAATATTACCACCAATACCTCTTTGGATTTTAACGCAACATAatgttgattatgtttttcttttggtgTTTACAGGAGAATTActattaattttaattacttATAATATAACTATTAAGTCTGGATGCTCAACAGAttgaaaataagatattttgatggAAATATTTCAGATATTACATATAATGTAAATAGGAGTTTATATTGGTTCTTGTGCATATTGGAGTATCAGgaaatgtatttacattaaagAAGCTATTACAGTATTATAAATAGGATGGAACAACCAGCTAGAGTCTTATAGGTCTGGTGGGAGAAGATCCCTAACCCACTGTAGGTGGCAGTAATGTGATTTTTAAGAATGCGAGACaccaataaaaaaagagaagaagatcGCTTCTTTGAATAACTCGCTAGTCACCATCTCTTTTCAATTCGATTCGCATTTAAACAAATACTTTAACACCAAGAAGGCTCAAATGGCAACAGAAAGCGAAGAGAACGGCACGGAAATGCAAACTGAGGTCTGAAACTTTGTCACATAAGGGGCCAGTGAAATATTAACGCTGAAGCTAATGCTAATAACGTTTAGTCCTGATTAATTTATGTCTGTGTTTCatgagtataatttttttaatctaatattactaatattttcctgtttgatatacgattacattcaaaataaaacagtgaCATAGTTAAATCTGCTGATCCAATGAATTCAATATGTTTTATCTCTGAGGTCGATGTAAATCATATATTGTGTCTCAGGTTGAGGCGTCAGCTTATTTGCTTGCTCGGTGTAAGCTGGAGAACCTCCTCAATAAGAGCATGAGGATCCGAATGACAGACGGGCGCACGCTGGTGGGTCTCTTCCTGTGCACAGACAGAGACTGCAACGTCATCCTGGGATCTGCACAAGAGTTCCTCAAATCCACAGGTACCCAGTGCACCCTGGACAAACTCCTTATACCTTATCAGCATTTAGTTACTCAATTTTACTCTGTGAGTGGAAAGTGAAGTAaagcagggttcctcaaatcttgtcctggagtttagctccaaccttgatcaaactgattttctaatgatcctgaagacattgattagcatgctctagtgtgtttgattagggttagagctaaactctgcagtaaaGTGGATCTCTTGGGCctgatttgaggatccctgctctaTAGTGCTGGGGTGTCAAACTCGGTTCCTGGAAGACTGGAGCTCTGCggagttttgttccaacccttctccaACTTgcataccatgtagttttcaaataagacTGAAGGACTCAAAAAGTTGGATAAGGTGTGTTTAATCTGgctctccaggaattgagtttgacacccctgctttaGTGTCAGGTCATCGTACTGTTATTAGCAGTGCTTGTTTATGCAAGTCTACTTTTGCTGATATTGTCAGGAATTCAAACCACAAtctaataattatcaaatatttaacACAAACTATTTCTGCTGTGAATACTTAGAAATTTACTTTCAAAAAGATTCAGTCTTTTGAGAAGAGACAGGGCTCCAGCCTTCTACAGATCATTACTGCTTAATTTGGTAGTGGGGGTGATGCTGTATTTGTGAAGTACTACAGTATTTCACGAAAAATTGCAGTTACtaatgatatttcatatttaaaggagTAGGTCCcccacaaatgaaaatgtgcttAACCTCAGGTCaaccaagatgtaggtgactgagTTTTCAACTCAAAGTTTTCAAACTTTCTTAAGGTAACGCCTGAAAGTATTTTGACCAATATTGTGCAGGCATTGTACATAATCTCCCAATCATGGTGCGCAAGAAGATGGGTTAAAGCAATGCAGTTACATTTAAAGCAAGGCAGATATGTGTACATTCAATGTTTGAGGACTGTAGAGAGCATATCaacaggaaaacaaagccaaaacctggatattttaggaaaTTTTGAAATCCTGGCAATAAAATGTTAGAGAAAATTATTGCGCAGTATTATTCAAATACACTATATTAATTTAGTGTTGCCTGTATCTGCTTTTTTGACCCTCAAAGGACCTGTGAGTGAGTTAGTTTACatcaaagttacatttttatgtgaacctctttaaagtaatatataaagTGTAGCTTTACTTATATAACAACAGTAACATCAAAAAATGGGTTGGGAGTCTACAGCTCTTGATTTGTCTTTTTATCAAAATTTTCACAGATTCTTTCGCACAAGGTGAGCCCAGGGTGTTGGGACTGGCGATGATCCCTGGCCATCATGTGGTTTCTATAGAAGTCGAATCTGAAAGCCTTCAGATGACCACCCATGGACTCTGACAAATTGATATACTTTTGAGGTCACCATATGGACTACACAGGATgtagtttccacacacacacattttttttccaagATCCACTTTAGCTGGAGTTATTCACACCAAATggatttttctttattcttcagGGGACTCCAATTCCATTCACAGTGGGTTGGTCCTCTATGTTGAGAAGAATAATAACAGCATAATATGAACtgtacctttttatttttgaatctgCTTGCATGTAAGTGGTGCACATTGTGTGTAATTATTGACACTTTCATTTTTCAATAAGAGATCTAATCTTTCTCATATGTCTTGTCTTTGCAACCCCAAAACTACCCTCGTATATCACCAGCAGAGTTTATTCACAGTGCTCATCACAGACCACAGACTTTATTGCTCATCACAGACCACAGactttataattaaatgtattattagtaattataataataagtacattatTTAAATGATTCTTATGAATAGAATAAAACAAATTCAAAGAAAATTTTTAGTTTTCTATAGAATTAATCTGAATTATTTATCTCAACATGAAGATATTAACTGATCTAAAGAAGGGCTAATCTATATAACATCCTGGTCCAACATAATGATCAAGTTAATgtcaaattatataatacattttagtagCGGTGGGAATCAAAAGGCTCCTCATGAAAACTATACAGACTTTTTGGGTCACCATATCGATTACAGAGAATGTAGTTTCCACACAATCAAAATTTCAGTCCTAAATTTAGTACTCATAAATTTTTGCTCTAACAGTGTTTCACAAAGTGTGGTCTGTCACAACGTTCTacaggcaaatatatatatatatagtatgatctctcttattatatatataatatatatatatataatgtgcgtGAGAGCAAGTGTTCAGTAAAACATGAAAAATTGCACCTGTTATTTCAAAGTGTAGCCTTATAATAAAGCCTAAAGCATTGTTTTTTCTTATTGGACAACCAGCCAACCACAGTCTTCCAAAGACTAGCATCGGGGTCAGCCCCCCTCTACACCAAGATGAAAGTTTTAGAATTTTCCTtgctcagagttgctctcagattggTCCTGAATTGCTCtcaagctaagactcctacgtagaTATTTTTAAGATAAATTAGGAGCTGTCTGAGAGGATTCTTTAAGAATGGAATCTTTAAGAGGAAACTTTAAGAATGCAGACCCTGTTCTTGCCCAGCTGGTTAATGAAAACAAGGACATAAACAAAGCAAAATTTGGAGTTGAGATCCCttttataaaagcacattttcgtaaaaaaaaaaaaaaaaaaaaaaattctttttttttttcagattgccAGCAACAGCCATTTTAGGAATAGTTTGTGGTTTGGTCTCATGACTCCTCTTTACTATTCTTAatgtttcacagatttaggagctagttTTACTGCTAAAATGCTTTTTGAAATACTCTTAGAGCAAAAATGTAGGACTCCTAAATGTTTGCTCTAAGAGTATTTCTGACATGCCCATTATTTTTCAGGCTGTGTTTGAAATGGCATTGCTTACTGCCCAGTACACGGTGTATACTgcctaatattttttaaagaatagtgtGTGAAACTGTATACAATAAGCAGCAAATATTTCAGAGTAGTGTGTTAAAATGTTGTCACATGATAAAACACTAATTCAGCACAGCTGCTGAAGTTGTTACCTCTCAAATAAATGCACTAAccattctggtaacactttagaataaggttccattagttaatgttagttaatgtgttaattaacatgaacaaacaatgaataatacatttattactgtatttattcatcttcgttaatgttagttaatgataatacagttattcattgttagttcatggtaattcacagtgcattaactaatgttaacaagcacaactttagatttaaataatgcattagtaaatgttgagattaacatgaactaagacttataaatgctgtagaaggattgttcttgcttagttcatgttaattaatacattaactaacattaactaatggaaccttattctaaagtgttaccaccaTTCTTTTTACAAAGGCTTGTTAATCCACGATCCATACTAGTAAACAATGCTATATTGTCCAGTTGAACCCATTTCATAATTAATGGACTTTACTCAccagaattaataataattgtgtacatgtacagtaaattaacatactttccagaaggccaacaattcagtatatgtttttttttttttttttttttttttggttttaagaattattatttgttgagatagtgaattgttaggtttttgttaaatgtgagccaaaatcaacacaattaaaagtaccaaaaACTTAAATCACctaagtctgtgtgcatttaatttatttaatacagaagtttcacaatttgaactGAAATAGTAAAattaacttttccttgacattaaaatttattgagaagcacgtATATACTGCTAACCACTTAATAAAACTGTACTAATGCAATCTTTTATTtccaattttcaaatatttcctttattttttactgaaaataaatgcctttctgatCTGATATATGGTGGGAAAAAGAGTAGCCTAGAACAAGTTTTGTTCAACACGTGTCTTTTATCCACTGTGCTACTGCTATTAAAGATAAATGGACATCTTTTGCAGTACTGTTTATTGGTGGACAGAGTTATTGTACTTAGTCTCTGCCAacaaattatttgttatattacttcaataattttattattcaataaaaatgctttaaaataatctgtgctgtataaagcactatagagATAAAGGTGACATTATTTGAGAATAGTGTTTTTAGATACACAGCGATAGCTTGTAGTTTacaaaaacatgtatgtattaaagTGTTATATAATTATCCTTCCCCATCTCCAGTTCACTCACGCATTTGAAGATGAAACATTACATGGAGCGCATTGCATTTTGGGAAACAGTATCCCATGCATTGTCTTCAGAtgcatacaggtccttctaaaaaaaaatagcatattgtgataaaagttcattattttccataatgtaatgataaaaattaaactttcatatattttagattcattgcacagcaactgaaatatttcaggtcttttattgttttaatactgatgattttggcatacagttcatgaaaactgaaaatgttagcatatcatgaaaaggttctctaaacgagctattaacctaatcatctgaatcatttaattaactctaaacacctgcaaaagattcctgaggcttttaaaaactcctgctcctggttcattactcaatcatggtccagaaggccatcagtgactacgtttacaatctgttaaaattcgggttatggtcgggttaaggtcactatttgggtttctgaaacattcgggataacccatttacatgcgtgagcagagagagttactcctgtatacatggaatgtgtaatcagtcggcAATATCCCGATGTGaacggcgacgcacggttagcgtctgtaCGTAATACGCAATATGcatcatttccgattcttctttctgtatccaaagactcaaaagaccaagattccttgcgaatagaacatgcgcagaacacacattttgatggggatatgccgaaatgcgtttacaagaccaaatattcgggttagaaaaggggtaccccaggtataatatcccggtttttaaaaaccgggatatgagcatatccgggtttttgccggtgtttacatggccgtgcgcgaccgggttattgctaatatcccggttttgaacgggttattggctccatgtaaacgtagtcagtgacaccctcaagcgagagggtaagacacagaaagaaatttctgaacgaataggctgttcccagagtgctgtatcaaggcacctcagtgggaagtctgtgggaaggaaaaaatgtggcaaaaaacgctgcacaacgagaaaaggtgaccggaccctgaggaagattgtggagaaggaccgattccagaccttggtggacctgcggaagcagtggactgagtctggagtagaaacatccagagccaccatgcacaggcgtgtgcaggaaatgggctacaggtgccgcattccccaggtcaagccactttgggctacagagaagcagcactggactgttgctcagtggtccaaagtacttttctcagatgaaagcaaattttgcattggaaatcaaggtgccagagtctggaggaagactggggagaaggaaatgccaaaatgcctgaagtccagtgtcaagtacccacagtcagtgatggtctggggtgccatgtcagctgctggtgttggtccactgtgttttatcaagggcagggtcaatgcagctagctatcaggagattttgcagcacttcatgcttccatctgctgaaaagctttatggagatgaagatttcgtttttcagcacgacctgacacctgctcacagtgccaaaaccactggtaaatggtttactgaccatggtattactgtgctcaattggcctgccaactctcctgacctgaagcccatagagaatctgtgggatattgtgaagagaaagttgagagacgcaagacccaacactctggatgagcttaaggccgctatcgaagcatcctgggcctccataacacctcagcagtgccacaggctgattgcctccatgccacgccgcattgaagcagtcatttctgcaaaaggattctcgaccaagtattgagtgcataactgaacataattatttgaaggttgacctttttttgtattaaaaacacttttcttttattggtcggatgaaatatatgctaattattttgagaaaggaattttgggttttcatgagctgtatgccaaaatcatcagtattaaaacaataaaagacctgaaatattttagttggtgtgcaatgaatctaaaatatatgaaagtttaatttttatcattacattatggaaaataatgaacttttatcacaatatgctaattttttgagaaggacctgtacatcAAATTTCAGCAAATATAGCAGGTAATCTGGGCATTCCATGCATAAAGAGAATTCTCTGTACTGATTTCAGTGTACTTTACCAGATTCTGGTAAATCTAGTAGGTCATCCGGGTATTTGTATTTGATGCACAAAGAAAATTTGCACACTAGTCACAGCATGCATACTggatactgcagaaatagtaagagtagtatgATATAGTAAGG of the Carassius gibelio isolate Cgi1373 ecotype wild population from Czech Republic chromosome A5, carGib1.2-hapl.c, whole genome shotgun sequence genome contains:
- the sat2b gene encoding diamine acetyltransferase 2b isoform X2 codes for the protein MKFNICAAKPEDCKDIARMIMELAVYEKMPDQVKISYKELEKDGFGPNPFYQCLVAEVPEEHKSKDGHTKVGYALFFYTYSTWKGRTVYMEDLYVMPEYRGMGKALMATVAKVAKEQHCVRLQFSVLDWNKPSLDFYLSKGAEDLTAKEGWHFLRFHGIALDNLAQEAP
- the sat2b gene encoding diamine acetyltransferase 2b isoform X1 encodes the protein MKFNICAAKPEDCKDIARMIMELAVYEKMPDQVKISYKELEKDGFGPNPFYQCLVAEVPEEHKSKDGHTKVGYALFFYTYSTWKGRTVYMEDLYVMPEYRGKGMGKALMATVAKVAKEQHCVRLQFSVLDWNKPSLDFYLSKGAEDLTAKEGWHFLRFHGIALDNLAQEAP
- the naa38 gene encoding N-alpha-acetyltransferase 38, NatC auxiliary subunit, which produces MATESEENGTEMQTEVEASAYLLARCKLENLLNKSMRIRMTDGRTLVGLFLCTDRDCNVILGSAQEFLKSTDSFAQGEPRVLGLAMIPGHHVVSIEVESESLQMTTHGL